GTTCAGTGCTGGCCATCTTGGCCTCCCAGACCACCCACGCCGCCCGAGCCGCCCTGACGCGGCTGGCGCCAGCGCTGGATCAGCTGCTGCACGGTGACCGCCTGGGGCTGGGCCAGTTCGCCGGTGGGCAGGCTCAGCGGGGTGTCCAGCGTGTGCAGGGCGGTGATGCGCTCGGCGCTCACGCCCAGCACCAGCCACTTGGCGCCGGTGCCCTGCCCCAGCTCCACCACCACCACCTTCTGCGAGGGCGACAGGGCCAGGCTGGAGACGGTGCGCATCAGCCCGGGCTGGCCGGTGCCGGCGATGCCGCTGCGGCGCATCAGCCACAGGGCCAGCGGGATCAGCGCCACCACCAGCAGAAAGGCCAGCAGCGGCCAGAGGGAAGAGGTCATCGGGTTCATGGCGAGGGGTGTCAGGCCGCGAGCGGGGTGCCGGGCAGCGTTCCGATTCGGTTCAGAGACGGCTCAGGCGGCGCATGCGCTCGCTGGGCGTGACGATGTCGGTCAGACGGATGCCGAACTTGTCGTTGACCACCACCACCTCGCCCTGGGCGATCAGGAAGCCGTTGACCAGCACGTCCATCGGCTCACCGGCCAGTGCGTCGAGCTCGACCACCGAGCCCTGGGCCAGCTGCAGGATGTTCTTGATCGGGATGCGGGTGCGGCCGAGCTCCACGGTCAGCTGGACGGGGATGTCCAGGATCATGTTGATGTCGTTGCCGGCACCGGCCCCCGCGGTGGAGGGCGTGAAGTTGGTGAAGGCCGCGGGCGCCACCTGCTCGGGGGCCGCGCTGACCTCG
This sequence is a window from Ideonella dechloratans. Protein-coding genes within it:
- a CDS encoding FliO/MopB family protein, with translation MTSSLWPLLAFLLVVALIPLALWLMRRSGIAGTGQPGLMRTVSSLALSPSQKVVVVELGQGTGAKWLVLGVSAERITALHTLDTPLSLPTGELAQPQAVTVQQLIQRWRQPRQGGSGGVGGLGGQDGQH
- the fliN gene encoding flagellar motor switch protein FliN, which translates into the protein MSAEEASNPSEQDDMADAWAAALAESKGAGGDVASEVSAAPEQVAPAAFTNFTPSTAGAGAGNDINMILDIPVQLTVELGRTRIPIKNILQLAQGSVVELDALAGEPMDVLVNGFLIAQGEVVVVNDKFGIRLTDIVTPSERMRRLSRL